In one Anaerolineales bacterium genomic region, the following are encoded:
- a CDS encoding ABC transporter substrate-binding protein, whose amino-acid sequence MRARQWVQHFPVMLVIALSVSACGGRAVPTSAPAGTGEEEAPVVLRVGLPGFPDSQNPGNAWLTEATDLVELVYSSLVKMDFAGNYYPDLAQSWSVSDDGLAWTFVLEPEAVWSDGTPVTAEDVAFTLLAYKEWADFGYMSGYTKHMADVQATDEHTVAITLDTPVPNFESQVMYTYILPKHIWEPFAGDLDAAVAFENAEMVGSGPFRLKEFQQGEHYRLSANPDYYNGRPAIDEVIFQAYANEDALVQALRAGELDMITEIPPTVVGSLRGDPDITVGTGTSRGLRDYIFNLSSPEICPVDDGGVCSGHPALRDQVVRQAMAHAVDKQQIVDVAELGLATPGLGLVPAALGKFYASDLQDYAFDIPLANKMLDEAGYLDSDGDGIRECPAGMDCGGRQLDIVMQIPSDITSGPREAELLSTWWGDIGIRMTPQILEPDTVTANCCPTFDFDMLMWGWTSDPDPTFIMSILNSEEIPTGMSETAYTNPEYDRLFAAQAVEMDEPTRLSMVHEMQRLMLEDLPYIIPYYQAEVQAFRNDRFTGWPLPAEGSNQILYLQDPLSLRVVEPVN is encoded by the coding sequence ATGAGAGCCAGACAATGGGTACAGCATTTCCCGGTCATGCTTGTCATCGCCCTCTCAGTTTCTGCGTGTGGGGGCCGAGCCGTGCCGACCTCCGCCCCAGCCGGCACCGGCGAAGAGGAGGCCCCTGTCGTCTTGCGCGTCGGCCTGCCCGGTTTCCCGGATTCTCAGAATCCCGGCAACGCCTGGTTGACCGAGGCGACCGACCTGGTCGAACTGGTCTACAGCTCGCTGGTGAAGATGGATTTCGCCGGCAACTACTATCCCGACCTGGCCCAGAGCTGGTCTGTCTCCGACGATGGTCTGGCCTGGACCTTCGTGCTTGAGCCGGAGGCCGTGTGGTCGGACGGCACACCGGTCACGGCCGAGGATGTCGCCTTCACCCTGCTGGCGTACAAGGAATGGGCCGATTTCGGCTACATGAGCGGCTACACCAAGCACATGGCCGATGTCCAGGCAACCGACGAGCACACCGTAGCGATCACGCTGGATACGCCGGTGCCCAACTTCGAAAGCCAGGTGATGTACACCTACATCCTGCCCAAGCACATCTGGGAGCCCTTCGCTGGCGACCTGGATGCGGCAGTCGCGTTTGAGAACGCCGAGATGGTGGGATCCGGTCCCTTCCGCCTGAAGGAATTCCAGCAGGGCGAGCACTACCGCCTGAGCGCCAACCCCGACTACTACAACGGCCGCCCTGCTATCGATGAGGTCATCTTCCAGGCCTACGCCAACGAGGACGCCCTCGTCCAGGCGTTGCGCGCCGGCGAACTAGATATGATCACCGAGATCCCTCCCACCGTGGTGGGCTCCCTTCGAGGGGACCCCGACATCACCGTGGGTACCGGAACCAGCCGTGGGTTGCGGGACTACATCTTCAATTTGAGCTCACCCGAGATCTGCCCCGTCGACGACGGAGGCGTGTGCTCGGGGCATCCTGCCCTGCGCGATCAAGTGGTCCGCCAGGCCATGGCCCATGCCGTCGATAAGCAGCAGATCGTGGACGTTGCCGAGCTTGGCCTGGCGACGCCGGGGCTGGGGCTCGTGCCGGCGGCGCTGGGGAAGTTTTACGCCAGTGACCTGCAGGACTACGCCTTCGACATCCCGCTGGCCAACAAGATGCTCGACGAGGCCGGCTACCTCGATAGCGATGGGGATGGTATCCGCGAGTGCCCGGCCGGCATGGATTGCGGCGGCCGCCAGCTTGACATCGTGATGCAGATTCCGTCGGACATCACCAGCGGCCCGCGCGAGGCTGAACTGCTCAGCACGTGGTGGGGAGATATCGGGATCAGGATGACGCCGCAGATCCTCGAGCCGGACACCGTAACCGCCAACTGCTGCCCGACCTTCGATTTCGACATGCTCATGTGGGGCTGGACCAGCGACCCCGACCCGACGTTCATCATGAGCATTCTGAACTCGGAGGAGATACCGACGGGCATGTCGGAAACGGCCTACACCAACCCCGAGTACGACCGCCTGTTCGCCGCCCAGGCCGTGGAAATGGATGAGCCCACTCGCCTGTCGATGGTGCACGAGATGCAGCGCTTGATGCTGGAAGACCTGCCCTACATCATCCCCTACTACCAGGCCGAGGTGCAGGCATTCCGCAACGATCGCTTCACTGGATGGCCGCTCCCCGCCGAGGGCAGCAATCAGATCCTCTACCTGCAAGACCCGCTCTCTCTGCGGGTCGTCGAGCCCGTCAACTAG
- a CDS encoding creatininase family protein: RWPAVFTATEFLHTTGPALDQYRQSGRGGMGHGCELETSYMLNLRPDLVDMSRATTETDFIATPNYYMDWIEGGRLIANPPWSDDTRSGIYGDASLATAEKGRLWLQAAIAEKLESIGEVRQQHERRLARRRARAPRRNPLDQQLTTAGDDAT; this comes from the coding sequence CGCTGGCCTGCCGTCTTCACGGCCACGGAATTCCTGCACACCACGGGCCCGGCCCTCGACCAGTATCGCCAGAGCGGGCGCGGCGGGATGGGGCACGGGTGTGAGCTAGAGACAAGCTACATGCTTAACCTGCGTCCCGACCTAGTCGACATGAGCCGGGCGACGACCGAGACCGACTTTATCGCCACCCCCAACTACTACATGGACTGGATCGAGGGCGGGCGACTGATCGCCAACCCGCCCTGGTCGGACGATACTCGCAGCGGCATCTACGGCGATGCCAGCCTGGCCACGGCTGAGAAGGGGCGCCTGTGGCTGCAGGCAGCCATCGCCGAGAAGCTGGAGAGCATTGGCGAGGTCAGGCAACAGCATGAGCGGCGCCTCGCCCGTCGTCGCGCACGCGCGCCGAGACGCAATCCCCTTGACCAGCAGTTGACAACGGCAGGCGATGATGCTACATAG
- a CDS encoding ABC transporter permease, producing MQRRDYLLKKLGWSLLTIGFVLVLNFFLFRILPGDPTSSIAKDPRLTPETRAALAERFGLDKAIFLDLGGGNPFDSQFFAYIGRLAQGDLGTSFNFNRPVAVLLGERLFNTVLLVLSGQILAIVLGVGLGLLAAWKNKTAFDAGAITFSLAAWSLPTFWLGILLLIIGSAVFGLPTAGKQTVGVDYASWWEQAVDVARHLILPTLTFTIVLLGEYMLIMRSSVLEILSEDYILTAKAKGMSHTQILRHHAMQNAMLPIVTLIALNLGFTVAGAIQVETVFSWPGIGSMIYDAVRRQDYPVLQGAFLLIAVSVVLANLAADLVYGYLDPRVKAP from the coding sequence ATGCAACGCCGCGACTATCTGCTCAAGAAGCTAGGCTGGTCCCTCCTGACGATCGGCTTCGTGCTGGTCCTCAACTTCTTCCTGTTCCGCATTCTCCCAGGGGATCCAACGTCCTCGATCGCCAAGGACCCTCGGCTCACGCCGGAAACCCGGGCGGCGCTGGCAGAGCGCTTCGGGCTGGACAAGGCGATCTTCCTCGACTTGGGGGGAGGCAATCCATTCGACTCGCAGTTCTTCGCCTACATCGGACGCCTGGCCCAGGGAGACTTGGGGACCTCGTTCAACTTCAACCGGCCGGTGGCGGTGCTGTTGGGCGAGCGGCTGTTCAACACCGTACTGCTGGTCCTGAGCGGCCAGATCCTGGCGATCGTCCTTGGCGTCGGCCTCGGCTTGCTGGCGGCGTGGAAGAACAAGACGGCCTTCGACGCCGGCGCCATCACCTTCTCGCTGGCGGCGTGGTCCCTCCCGACCTTCTGGCTGGGCATCCTGCTGCTGATCATCGGCAGCGCCGTCTTCGGACTTCCGACCGCTGGCAAGCAGACGGTTGGAGTCGACTACGCCTCCTGGTGGGAGCAGGCCGTGGACGTCGCCAGGCACTTGATCCTGCCCACGCTGACCTTCACGATTGTCCTGCTCGGTGAGTACATGCTGATCATGCGCAGTTCCGTGTTGGAGATCCTCTCCGAGGACTACATCCTGACGGCCAAGGCCAAAGGCATGAGCCACACGCAGATCCTGCGCCACCACGCTATGCAGAACGCCATGCTGCCCATCGTGACCCTGATCGCCCTCAACTTGGGATTCACCGTGGCGGGCGCCATCCAGGTGGAGACCGTGTTCTCTTGGCCCGGCATCGGGAGCATGATCTACGATGCGGTTCGCCGGCAGGATTATCCGGTGCTCCAGGGCGCGTTTCTGCTGATCGCGGTCAGCGTGGTTCTCGCCAACCTGGCGGCGGACCTGGTGTATGGCTACCTGGACCCACGGGTGAAGGCACCATGA
- a CDS encoding ABC transporter permease yields the protein MKHHLRRWGQSLIAGWELLAQNRMGLVGVALLAAVIGMAVFAPWIAPYDPNETTRVSIEDIYAEPSPEHIMGTDDGGKDVFSSFVYGSRVSLVVGFTAAAISMIIGGTIGLTAGFLGGRIGNFLMRLTDIFLVIPDLPLMIVIVAILGPSLWNIILVIGFLGWTGTARIVRAQSLSVKERQFVTRARAIGAGNFYILRRHIFPLVLPLMVTNTVLVISLSILDESTLSFLGLGDPTTLSWGGMINYAFTRGAISAGAWWAIVAPGLGIVWVVLACTLVGNALEEVFNPRLKTHHLQGEGKMIPRRGLAEPLVTDDHAVS from the coding sequence GTGAAGCATCATCTGCGACGCTGGGGCCAGAGCCTGATAGCCGGCTGGGAGCTGCTGGCTCAGAACCGGATGGGCCTGGTTGGGGTGGCGCTGCTTGCGGCTGTGATCGGCATGGCCGTCTTTGCTCCGTGGATCGCGCCCTACGACCCCAACGAGACCACCCGGGTCTCGATCGAGGACATCTACGCCGAGCCCAGTCCCGAGCACATCATGGGAACCGACGACGGAGGCAAAGATGTCTTCAGCTCCTTCGTCTACGGCTCCAGGGTCTCGCTGGTGGTGGGCTTCACGGCGGCGGCGATTTCGATGATCATCGGCGGAACGATCGGGCTGACCGCCGGCTTTCTTGGAGGCCGCATCGGCAACTTCCTGATGCGACTGACCGACATCTTCCTGGTGATCCCCGACCTGCCGCTGATGATTGTGATCGTGGCGATCCTCGGCCCGAGCCTGTGGAACATCATCCTGGTCATCGGGTTCTTGGGGTGGACGGGAACAGCGCGCATCGTGCGCGCCCAATCCCTGAGCGTGAAGGAACGCCAGTTCGTCACGCGGGCGCGCGCCATCGGCGCCGGCAACTTCTACATCCTGCGGCGACACATCTTCCCGCTGGTCCTGCCGCTGATGGTGACCAACACCGTCCTGGTCATCTCTCTCTCGATCCTCGATGAGTCGACCCTGAGCTTCCTGGGGCTGGGCGATCCAACGACGCTCAGCTGGGGAGGGATGATCAACTACGCCTTCACGCGGGGGGCGATCAGCGCCGGGGCCTGGTGGGCGATTGTGGCGCCTGGGTTAGGCATCGTATGGGTGGTCCTGGCCTGCACCCTGGTGGGCAACGCTCTGGAGGAGGTCTTCAATCCGCGATTGAAGACCCATCATCTGCAGGGAGAAGGCAAGATGATCCCGCGGCGTGGGCTGGCCGAACCCCTGGTGACGGATGATCATGCTGTCTCCTGA